GAAAAGTATTGCAGATTATGCATAgctctgtgaaaatgaaaaaaagtgatCAGGAAATCATTGAGTTGCTCATAAAGTACACTAAATTTTAGCGGCATGCTCAGCAATCAcagagaaattggaaaaaaaaagaaaaaaaaaaacgttcaCAGCACAAGCAACTTTGCTATTAATGTTGGGAAAGGGAAACATGAAACCACCATTATCATAAGCTCTTCAGAAACAGTAACTGTCAATGCAAAGATACTGGGAAGTAAGAAACGCTTCAGCAAACAGCCCCTTCAAAAAACACATACAGTGtcactgctctttctgaagaaaaggtgGGCGGCTCTTAAAAGAGCCTTTGGGGTATTTCGAGAGGGTCCGAGAGCTGCCTATGTCTTTTACTTTAACCGCCGAAGCCGTAGAGGGTGCGTCCCTGGCGCTTGAGGGCGTAGACCACGTCCATGGCCGTGACCGTCTTGCGCTTGGCGTGCTCGGTGTAGGTGACAGCGTCGCGGATCACGTTCTCCAGGAACACCTTGAGCACGCCGCGCGTCTCCTCGTAGATGAGCCCCGAGATGCGCTTGACGCCGCCGCGCCGCGCCAGGCGCCGGATGGCCGGCTTGGTGATGCCCTGGATGTTGTCGCGCAGCACCTTGCGGTGCCGCTTGGCGCCCCCCTTGCCGAGCCCCTTCCCGCCCTTGCCTCTGCCAGAcatggtggtgctgctgctgctgctgcgggatCCGAGCTGTGAGGGGCTGGGTGCGGCGCCGCGTCGTTTATAGGGCGGGGTCCGACCTGGTTGGAGACTGCGGAGGCAAGGGGCGGGGCCTGCGGTTCGCTCCCGCCGAATCTCCCCGCCGTGGCTTTAGCGAGACCCAGTAGCACAAAAATGGGGGCTAGGGGGGTTCGTGAGACTTGTTCTTCCGT
This portion of the Oxyura jamaicensis isolate SHBP4307 breed ruddy duck chromosome 1 unlocalized genomic scaffold, BPBGC_Ojam_1.0 oxy1_random_OJ106565, whole genome shotgun sequence genome encodes:
- the LOC118156955 gene encoding histone H4: MSGRGKGGKGLGKGGAKRHRKVLRDNIQGITKPAIRRLARRGGVKRISGLIYEETRGVLKVFLENVIRDAVTYTEHAKRKTVTAMDVVYALKRQGRTLYGFGG